One Setaria viridis chromosome 5, Setaria_viridis_v4.0, whole genome shotgun sequence genomic region harbors:
- the LOC117856941 gene encoding 2-C-methyl-D-erythritol 4-phosphate cytidylyltransferase, chloroplastic — translation MELRLCLRLHARLPPATTPPPPPFAAPAVLPASRRIRTGGSYGVALRRPTRRSNPAIRASEADGAPGVAVRERSVSVILLSGGQGKRMGASMPKQYLPLLGLPIALHSLKTFCQLKEMKEVVVVCDPDYSDVFEGSIENLQIPLKFACPGKERQDSVFNGLQEIDGDSELVCVHDSARPLVSSEDVKKVLEDAAVHGAAVLGVPVKATIKEANSDSFVVKTLDRKTLWEMQTPQVMKPDLLKAGFELVKRDGLEVTDDVSIVEYLKHPVYITEGSYTNIKVTTPDDMLLAERLMSGK, via the exons ATGGAGCTCCGCCTCTGCCTTCGTCTCCACGCGCGCCTCCCACCAGCCAcgacgccgcccccgccgcctttCGCGGCGCCCGCGGTGCTCCCCGCGTCCCGCCGAATTCGGACTG GTGGGAGCTACGGGGTTGCTCTTCGGCGGCCCACGAGGCGTTCGAATCCGGCGATTCGCGCTTCCGAAGCCGACGGCGCGCCG GGTGTGGCTGTGAGGGAGAGGAGCGTCTCGGTGATCCTCTTGTCCGGAGGGCAGGGAAAGAGAATGGGG GCAAGTATGCCGAAGCAGTATCTGCCACTACTGGGACTACCAATTGCATTGCACAG TTTGAAAACATTCTGTCAACTGAAGGAAATGAAAGAAGTCGTGGTAGTGTGTGACCCAGACTATAGTGATGTATTTGAAG GTTCTATTGAGAACTTGCAAATACCTCTTAAATTTGCATGCCCAGGAAAAGAGAGACAGGACTCTGTTTTTAATGGACTTCAG GAAATTGATGGGGATTCGGAACTTGTTTGTGTCCATGATTCTGCAAGGCCCTTAGTTTCTTCTGAAGATGTAAAAAAG GTCTTAGAAGATGCTGCTGTGCATGGGGCAGCTGTTCTTGGTGTGCCTGTGAAAGCTACAATAAAGGAG GCTAATAGTGATTCTTTTGTCGTAAAAACCCTTGACCGGAAAACTCTATGGGAAATGCAAACTCCACAG GTTATGAAGCCTGATTTACTCAAAGCTGGTTTTGAGCTTGTTAAACG GGATGGCCTTGAAGTCACCGATGATGTATCCATTGTAGAATATCTCAAGCACCCTGTCTATATTACGGAAGGCTCTTACACAAACATTAAG GTGACCACTCCGGATGACATGCTTCTGGCTGAGCGCCTGATGAGTGGGAAATGA